The DNA region ctccttcaCCCCTACCACCCTCGCACAAACCGCCTCaaccacagcagcagcagcagccactaCGACGaccatcgccaacggcgTCCTCCCGTCCTCCGTCCCCGACTCCTGCCagcgctgcctcgccgccgccctcgccacctcGTGCCCGGGCGACgtccccgcgccgcgctaCAAGAGCGACTGCCTGTGCTCCGTCCGCGGGCCCGCCTggagcgccgtcgccgcctgcctccgcgacgacgccgtcccgGCCACCGGGTGCCGcgggcacgccgccgaggtcgtgcGCGTCTACGCAGACCGCTGTGCCCAGTTCCATCAGCCCTggtgcgtcgtcggcgccgatgaccCTGTCGGCAAAGTCGTCGTGAGTCTGGCGCCGGGAATTGTTTGCACGGGGACCCGCAGGTGAGTCggtgcgagggcggcgagctaTGTTATGAtggtgggatggatggcctTGGAGCGCGCGCACACGGTGCTGATGGATGTTGATACATAGCCCGACGAGCATCCCCGGCTCTGCAACTCGGTCAGCGACCGCCACGGACACTGCCAGCAATGCGTCCTCAACCGACAACGCCAGTACCGCCTCAGGGACCGTGACGTCtgcctcgtccgccgcctcgatgaCGCCTACGACAAGCCCCGTGACTAGTGGAGGCACCGGCACCAACACCGCGTCGACTTCCGCGCCTACGTCcaccgccggtgccgccctcCTCTCACCACGCATCGTCGACACGCATCTCATCGCCGCAATCTTTGCTGCCATTGCGGGCGTTATGTAGGGgactggggagggggggagaaaTTACCCAGTGCGGAACCGTGACGGGATGTCAAGATGCTTTCATGTAACCTGTGTCCAGGCTGTATCCGTACATGTCTTTTCGTAACTCATCCAACTGCGCCTCCGCTACTAGTATACATGCAAAACACCGGCTGGCCGTGCGCTGGGCCCGAGCCAGAGGGTATCTATTGGCAAAACGAAAGGAAACAAAAAGTGCAAGGCCGACGCGCTGTTCGTGCTCTTGGTTTCGCCCCACCACAGCGTCCGCTGCGGCATTATGGCCTcagcgtctcgtcgccctcctccccctcgtcgccgctgacgTCCATGTCTCCGTCGCTCAGctcgccccgcgccgcctttCGCGCCAGGTCCCGCTCCGTGTATATCTCCTTCTTCCGCGTCTCCGCCTGCTGCAGACAGTCCACATACGTGCGGAACTTGACAATCTCCCGCAGCAGGTACGCGCTCTTGCGCTCCCAGTTGGCCATCGCCTTGCCCGCGTTGTGGCCTCTGGGCGTGAAGGCGAGGAGCATCGGGCTTCGTAGCTTGTTGTGCTCCTGGAGGTCCTTCTCGATGCTCCTGACGTAGGCGCTCAGCGTCTCcagctgctccgcctcggctGCGGTGCTCGGCCGGATGctctgcgtcggcggcgtccactCGGCGATGTGGACGCGGTCCCCGGGCAGCTTGCCCCGCccgctgttgttggtgaATGTCCCCGCGACATGGTCGAAGCTCGAGCCGCGgaagctgccgctggccgcgctcgacTTCCTGGCGTGGTGGGCAGCGCTGCTATCCGGCCGCgagcccatgccgccgccgccgccgccggtgagcgacgccgtcgactcgTTGATGGCGCTGACAAGGGCGTTattggcgatggcctcgctcCACCCGTACTCGATGTTGCTTATCCCACCGACCAGCGGGTGCGTACTGAGGCGCGCGCTCCAGTAGTTGGCCGTGTTGACGAACTCGCGCATGATCTCGGGCGTGCCAACCTGGAACAGGTGGACCGCGCCCGTCGGCAAGCTCAGGGCCCACACGTggggcctcgtcctcgagtATCCCGGCGACGGAAgtgccgacgccagcgtcaGGCG from Purpureocillium takamizusanense chromosome 3, complete sequence includes:
- a CDS encoding uncharacterized protein (SECRETED:SignalP(1-25~SECRETED:cutsite=TLA-QT~SECRETED:prob=0.6892)); translated protein: MPLTLTTILTLAVSLSLSFTPTTLAQTASTTAAAAATTTTIANGVLPSSVPDSCQRCLAAALATSCPGDVPAPRYKSDCLCSVRGPAWSAVAACLRDDAVPATGCRGHAAEVVRVYADRCAQFHQPWCVVGADDPVGKVVVSLAPGIVCTGTRSPTSIPGSATRSATATDTASNASSTDNASTASGTVTSASSAASMTPTTSPVTSGGTGTNTASTSAPTSTAGAALLSPRIVDTHLIAAIFAAIAGVM